From one Thalassospira lucentensis genomic stretch:
- a CDS encoding HAD-IIA family hydrolase codes for MSINRPKLSFEQAIAAYLQYAPRLPQVDPASVPAKTQYVGNLLEIADQFDLIVFDAFGVLNSGPQAIPGAVETVAALQKSGKKLAVVTNDASSSAEAILARHRGRGFDFNTTNLISSQQFVAPMMETYRDLSHWGAMAPVHWPFDILPGRVEPLGADRALYDAVDGFVLIDSENWSDIQQNHLEESLAANPRPILVGNPDICAPMGAFLSVESGYFAHKAADRCNVIPDCVGKPYGHVFDEVLRRHPDISRDRVLMVGDTIHTDVLGGLAAGIKTLLVHQGGFLDGQDDIESLFEKSGLRPHFCARAIGHGIDVSGAKSEACCA; via the coding sequence ATGAGTATCAACCGCCCGAAGCTCAGCTTTGAGCAGGCAATTGCAGCTTATCTGCAATATGCCCCGCGTTTGCCGCAGGTTGATCCGGCATCTGTTCCTGCGAAAACACAGTATGTTGGAAACCTTCTGGAAATCGCGGATCAATTTGATCTGATCGTGTTTGATGCTTTCGGTGTGCTCAATAGCGGGCCGCAAGCCATTCCCGGCGCGGTCGAAACGGTGGCCGCCCTTCAGAAATCGGGAAAGAAACTTGCCGTTGTCACCAATGATGCATCGAGTTCAGCCGAGGCAATCCTCGCACGGCATCGTGGGCGCGGGTTTGATTTCAATACGACAAACCTGATCAGCAGCCAGCAATTCGTCGCCCCGATGATGGAAACCTACAGGGATCTGTCCCATTGGGGGGCAATGGCACCGGTCCATTGGCCATTTGATATCCTGCCGGGCAGGGTGGAACCGCTTGGTGCGGATCGCGCACTTTATGATGCGGTTGACGGTTTTGTTCTTATTGATTCTGAAAACTGGTCCGATATCCAGCAGAATCATCTGGAAGAAAGCCTTGCGGCCAATCCGCGCCCCATTCTGGTCGGTAATCCCGATATCTGCGCGCCGATGGGGGCATTCCTGTCCGTTGAGTCCGGATATTTCGCCCATAAGGCAGCGGATCGTTGCAATGTAATACCGGATTGCGTTGGCAAGCCCTATGGCCATGTGTTTGATGAAGTCCTGCGTCGTCATCCCGATATCAGTCGGGACCGTGTTCTGATGGTGGGTGATACGATCCATACCGATGTGCTGGGTGGGCTGGCGGCAGGCATCAAGACACTTCTTGTGCATCAGGGGGGATTCCTTGACGGCCAGGACGATATCGAAAGCCTGTTTGAAAAGTCGGGTTTGCGTCCGCATTTTTGCGCGCGTGCGATTGGTCATGGCATTGACGTGTCAGGTGCCAAAAGCGAAGCCTGCTGTGCCTGA
- a CDS encoding DUF1127 domain-containing protein — MIVTKIFAFLRALRVQYQTQTALRKLDARELADIGLNRDMIDDVAHRVAFGR; from the coding sequence ATGATCGTAACCAAGATTTTTGCTTTCCTGCGCGCCCTTCGTGTTCAGTACCAGACCCAGACTGCGCTCCGTAAACTTGATGCACGTGAGCTGGCAGATATCGGCCTGAACCGTGACATGATTGATGATGTCGCACATCGCGTTGCTTTCGGTCGCTAA
- a CDS encoding MFS transporter yields MPISNQIAHNRIRVIFFLHGAAFSSWVPHIPLVQERLGFGHDDLGAILLAAAVGVLAVMPVAGRLSDKFGSERVARYSGVAYFIAVGIPVFMPSFMSIAIAMFALGFFGAFLDISMNANGLNVERAKKRSVMSGLHGFWSLGGFAGAGTTAAWFALPLPVEWHLPVMLTLFLILHLILQRQLLPDAAVPHPAPTHEGSSAKQRAMFLTLLPFGACAFIGQFGEGVITDWATVLMNTELNSGPTMAAVGFACYSATMAITRLSGDWLVTKFGRPQILLSSSACASFGLFVLALAPHYVVAWIGCAIAGIGLAVILPLLISAAAEASGRSGGAVVSTIAATGYTALMAGPPVIGAIGQQLGLVTAFVLTASFLALIIPVYMLTMRKRLYRASNS; encoded by the coding sequence ATGCCTATCTCCAACCAGATTGCCCACAACCGGATCCGTGTCATTTTCTTTTTGCATGGTGCCGCCTTTTCAAGCTGGGTCCCGCATATTCCGCTGGTGCAGGAACGCCTTGGCTTTGGTCATGATGACCTTGGCGCCATCTTGCTGGCTGCCGCGGTTGGTGTGCTTGCCGTCATGCCAGTTGCCGGTCGGCTTTCGGACAAATTTGGCAGCGAACGCGTCGCACGCTATTCCGGGGTGGCTTATTTCATTGCCGTGGGCATTCCCGTCTTCATGCCAAGCTTCATGTCGATTGCGATTGCCATGTTCGCACTTGGCTTTTTTGGCGCGTTCCTTGACATATCGATGAATGCCAATGGCCTGAATGTTGAACGGGCCAAGAAACGCAGCGTCATGTCCGGCCTGCACGGTTTCTGGAGCCTTGGAGGCTTTGCCGGTGCCGGAACGACTGCGGCATGGTTTGCCCTGCCCTTGCCGGTTGAATGGCACCTTCCCGTCATGCTGACCCTATTTCTGATTTTGCATCTGATCCTTCAGCGTCAATTGCTGCCTGATGCAGCCGTTCCCCATCCCGCCCCAACGCATGAAGGATCATCTGCCAAACAGCGCGCGATGTTTCTGACCCTGCTGCCATTTGGGGCCTGTGCCTTCATCGGCCAGTTTGGCGAAGGCGTGATTACCGACTGGGCGACGGTTCTGATGAATACGGAACTCAATTCCGGTCCGACGATGGCCGCCGTGGGTTTTGCCTGCTATTCGGCGACCATGGCCATCACGCGCCTTTCGGGGGACTGGCTGGTTACGAAATTTGGCCGCCCGCAAATCCTGCTGTCCAGTTCGGCATGTGCGTCTTTTGGCCTGTTTGTTCTGGCACTTGCGCCACATTACGTCGTTGCCTGGATCGGGTGTGCCATCGCCGGAATTGGGTTGGCCGTCATCCTGCCGCTTCTGATTTCTGCGGCGGCGGAGGCAAGTGGCAGAAGCGGCGGTGCCGTCGTTTCAACCATTGCGGCAACCGGTTACACCGCCCTGATGGCCGGGCCACCGGTTATTGGGGCGATTGGTCAACAGCTTGGACTGGTTACGGCTTTTGTCCTGACAGCAAGTTTTCTGGCCTTGATCATACCGGTTTATATGCTGACCATGCGTAAACGCCTTTATCGCGCCAGCAATAGTTGA
- a CDS encoding type III PLP-dependent enzyme, which translates to MPRHFDTTFDVVRELKPSYPVYCLRPDILRESAKRFVEMFPGNVLYAVKCNPHPEIMRYLHEGGVRHFDTASPEEIALVRRQFPGMNVYFMHPVKSRDAIRSAHRVFGVKHYVIDTEDELEKVRAETDGETDLVIHVRLATPPAGAAYNLSAKFGARPMTASELLKKVDGYGYAAGLCFHVGSQCTTPNGYRIAVELIRQVVDFSGVKVRYIDVGGGFPGQYMNQRAPGLEVFMEEIKDCIRWLGLPDTTFMCEPGRALVSSGVSLITQVHLRKEDQLFINDGVYGSLSEAVTGQLRFPVRPMRIGGDFNEDDTLDFTIYGPTCDNMDVLPATVTLPADIREGDWIEFGHIGAYSNALATHFNGFYPELLVTVGETFPFIDGEFPQVG; encoded by the coding sequence ATGCCGCGCCATTTCGACACGACGTTTGATGTTGTCCGTGAACTTAAGCCTTCTTATCCGGTTTACTGCCTGCGCCCCGACATCCTGCGTGAATCGGCCAAACGGTTTGTCGAGATGTTCCCGGGCAATGTCCTTTATGCGGTCAAATGTAATCCGCATCCGGAAATCATGCGCTACCTGCACGAAGGCGGTGTTCGCCATTTCGATACCGCATCGCCCGAGGAAATTGCCCTTGTCCGCCGCCAGTTTCCGGGCATGAATGTCTATTTCATGCATCCGGTCAAAAGCCGGGACGCCATTCGCAGTGCGCACCGCGTTTTCGGCGTGAAGCATTACGTGATCGATACCGAGGATGAACTGGAAAAAGTCCGCGCCGAAACCGACGGCGAGACCGATCTGGTCATTCATGTCCGCCTGGCAACCCCGCCGGCCGGGGCGGCCTATAACCTTTCGGCAAAATTCGGCGCACGTCCGATGACGGCATCGGAACTTTTGAAGAAAGTTGATGGATACGGCTATGCCGCCGGGCTTTGTTTCCATGTCGGTTCGCAATGCACGACGCCCAACGGGTATCGCATTGCCGTCGAACTGATCCGGCAGGTTGTCGATTTTTCCGGGGTCAAAGTTCGTTATATCGATGTTGGTGGCGGGTTCCCCGGCCAATATATGAACCAGCGCGCACCGGGGCTTGAGGTCTTCATGGAGGAAATCAAGGATTGCATCCGCTGGCTTGGCCTGCCCGATACCACCTTTATGTGCGAACCGGGCCGGGCGCTGGTGTCGAGTGGCGTGTCACTTATCACGCAGGTACATCTGCGCAAGGAAGATCAGCTCTTCATCAATGACGGTGTATATGGCAGCCTTTCCGAAGCTGTTACCGGGCAGTTGCGTTTCCCGGTCCGGCCGATGCGAATTGGTGGCGATTTCAACGAAGATGATACCCTTGATTTCACGATCTATGGCCCGACCTGCGATAATATGGATGTGCTTCCGGCAACGGTGACCCTGCCTGCGGACATCCGCGAAGGGGACTGGATCGAATTTGGTCATATCGGTGCTTACAGCAACGCACTGGCCACCCATTTCAACGGTTTTTACCCGGAATTGCTGGTGACGGTTGGCGAAACATTCCCGTTCATTGATGGCGAATTTCCGCAGGTCGGCTGA
- a CDS encoding isobutyryl-CoA dehydrogenase, protein MEFNLSEDQQAFAQAARDFAQNEMAPYAGEWDANHIFPEETLRKAAELGFAAIYTREDVGGSGLGRLDAAVIFEELASACPSTAAYISIHNMACWMIDRFGNEDQRQKYLPKLVTMEHFASYCLTEPGAGSDAGALRTRAVREGDHYILNGEKAFISGGSRSDVYIVMARTGDDSPKGISTFIIPKDAEGLSFGKLEEKMGWNSQPTSAVIFSNCKVPVENRLGDEGEGFKFAMMGLDGGRLNISACSIGGARAAMDHARDHMRVRKQFGKTLDQFQALQFKYADMVTELEAARLMLHKAAWKLDNKAPDATQFCAMAKRFGTDIGFRVCNEALQLHGGYGYIREYPIERLLRDLRVHQILEGTNEIMRLIISRAALKD, encoded by the coding sequence ATGGAATTCAACCTGTCTGAAGACCAACAGGCATTTGCACAGGCAGCCCGCGATTTCGCGCAAAACGAAATGGCACCCTATGCGGGCGAGTGGGATGCAAACCACATTTTCCCCGAAGAAACCCTTCGCAAGGCGGCCGAACTTGGCTTTGCCGCCATATATACGCGCGAAGATGTCGGGGGATCGGGCCTTGGCCGCCTGGATGCCGCGGTGATTTTCGAAGAACTGGCAAGCGCATGTCCGTCAACGGCAGCCTATATCTCGATCCACAACATGGCGTGCTGGATGATTGACCGTTTCGGGAATGAAGATCAGCGCCAGAAATATCTTCCGAAACTTGTCACCATGGAACATTTCGCCAGTTATTGCCTGACAGAGCCGGGGGCAGGATCGGATGCAGGGGCACTTCGCACCCGTGCTGTTCGCGAAGGAGATCACTATATCCTGAATGGCGAAAAGGCATTCATTTCCGGCGGGTCGCGCAGTGACGTTTATATCGTCATGGCGCGCACCGGTGATGACAGTCCGAAGGGCATTTCGACCTTTATCATCCCGAAGGATGCCGAAGGCCTGTCATTTGGCAAGCTGGAAGAAAAAATGGGCTGGAACAGCCAGCCGACATCCGCCGTCATTTTCAGCAACTGCAAAGTTCCGGTCGAAAACCGGTTGGGCGACGAAGGCGAGGGCTTCAAATTCGCCATGATGGGGCTTGATGGCGGACGGCTTAATATCTCGGCCTGTTCTATTGGCGGCGCACGTGCCGCGATGGATCATGCGCGCGATCACATGAGGGTCCGCAAGCAGTTTGGCAAGACACTCGATCAGTTTCAGGCATTGCAGTTCAAATATGCTGACATGGTGACCGAGCTTGAGGCGGCACGGTTGATGTTGCACAAAGCAGCCTGGAAACTGGACAACAAGGCACCGGATGCAACACAGTTTTGCGCAATGGCGAAACGTTTCGGAACGGATATCGGGTTCAGGGTCTGTAATGAAGCGCTGCAGCTTCACGGTGGATATGGCTATATCCGCGAATATCCGATTGAGAGACTTCTGCGCGATCTTCGGGTTCACCAGATTTTGGAAGGCACCAACGAAATCATGCGCCTGATCATCTCACGTGCCGCGTTAAAGGATTGA
- a CDS encoding O-acetylhomoserine aminocarboxypropyltransferase/cysteine synthase family protein translates to MTGSSKPETIVLHAGYRADPATGSVAVPLYQTTSYQFRDTQHAADLFALKELGNIYTRLMNPTNDVLEQRITALEGGAAAVAVGSGQAASTFSVLNIAQAGDNIVSSTDLYGGTWNLFANTFKQMGIEVRFADPSDPENFRRLTDDKTRAYYAETLPNPKLHVFPIREVADIGDELGVPLIMDNTAAPVLCRPIDHGATIVMYSTTKFIAGHGTSVGGIVVDSGRFDWEKHAKRFPLLNEPDPSYHGAVWTQAVKPIGPVAYAIKLRCTLLRDVGAAASPFNSFQTIQGMETLPLRMERHCENSAKVADFLSTHPKVTKVIYPGKQDGESRRRADTYLKGGYGSLMGFELAGGKEAGEKFINSLGLFYHVANIGDTRSLAIHPATTTHSQLSEQDRISSGVTDGYVRLSIGIEHIDDILADLKQALDKA, encoded by the coding sequence ATGACAGGATCATCCAAACCGGAAACCATCGTTTTACATGCTGGATATCGTGCTGACCCGGCCACCGGCTCGGTTGCGGTACCGTTATATCAAACGACCAGTTATCAGTTCCGCGATACACAGCATGCGGCTGATCTCTTTGCCCTCAAGGAGCTCGGCAATATATACACCCGCCTGATGAACCCGACCAATGATGTGCTGGAACAGCGCATTACAGCCCTTGAGGGCGGTGCCGCGGCGGTTGCCGTCGGCTCCGGTCAGGCGGCATCAACTTTTTCCGTGCTTAACATCGCCCAGGCTGGCGACAATATCGTCAGTTCGACGGATTTATATGGCGGCACATGGAACCTGTTTGCCAATACGTTCAAACAGATGGGAATCGAGGTACGCTTTGCCGATCCTTCCGACCCGGAAAACTTCCGACGCCTGACGGATGATAAAACGCGCGCCTATTACGCCGAAACCCTGCCTAATCCCAAGCTTCATGTTTTCCCCATCCGCGAGGTGGCCGATATTGGCGACGAGCTGGGTGTTCCGTTGATTATGGACAATACCGCCGCGCCGGTGTTGTGCCGCCCCATCGATCATGGCGCGACCATTGTCATGTATTCGACCACCAAATTTATCGCCGGGCACGGTACATCTGTTGGCGGGATTGTTGTCGATTCCGGCAGATTTGACTGGGAAAAACATGCAAAACGCTTCCCGTTGCTGAACGAACCGGACCCCAGCTATCACGGTGCGGTCTGGACGCAGGCCGTCAAACCGATTGGTCCGGTCGCCTATGCGATCAAGCTGCGCTGCACATTGCTGCGTGATGTTGGTGCGGCCGCCTCGCCATTTAACTCGTTCCAGACCATCCAGGGTATGGAAACACTGCCGCTGCGTATGGAACGCCATTGCGAAAACAGCGCCAAGGTCGCCGATTTCCTGTCCACACATCCAAAGGTCACCAAGGTGATCTATCCCGGCAAACAGGATGGTGAAAGCCGCCGCCGTGCCGATACTTACCTTAAGGGCGGATATGGATCGCTTATGGGGTTTGAGCTTGCGGGCGGCAAGGAAGCCGGCGAGAAATTCATCAACAGTCTTGGCCTGTTTTATCATGTTGCCAATATCGGCGACACCAGATCGCTTGCCATTCATCCGGCCACGACCACGCACAGCCAGCTTTCCGAACAGGATCGTATTTCATCTGGCGTGACGGACGGTTATGTCCGCCTGTCGATTGGTATCGAACATATCGATGACATTCTTGCCGATCTGAAACAGGCACTCGATAAAGCCTGA
- a CDS encoding malonate--CoA ligase, which translates to MTNSLFMRIQSRFPSDLSKVLIETAGGTTYSYGDADAASARIAGLLTVLGAKKGDRVAVQVDKSPEALFLYLGCIRAGLVYLPLNTAYQAGELAYFMGNAAPVIFVCQPHREDEVTAIADAQRVEKVLTLGTSGEGTLISQAADFPAEFAPVACADDELAAILYTSGTTGKPKGAMMTQTNLWSNAATLEKLWGFGPDDVLLHALPIFHTHGLFIACHCVMLSGSKMFFLPKFDRDQVMALLPRSTVMMGVPTFYVRLLSGDDFNADVTSGMRLFISGSAPLLPETFVAFRERTGKALLERYGMTEMGMATSNPLNGERIVHTVGPALPDVEVRVCDEKGNVLGTDEIGVLEARGPNVFAGYWQMPEKTAEEFREDGFFITGDIAKIDAKGYVHIVGRAKDLVISGGFNVYPKEIETVIDKMDGVVESAVTGVAHPDFGEAVVAVIVRSSDKLSEDDVVNAIKGQLANFKVPKRVFFVSELPRNAMGKVQKNILREDYSALFAN; encoded by the coding sequence GTGACCAACAGCCTTTTCATGCGCATACAAAGCCGATTTCCATCCGACCTGTCCAAGGTCCTGATCGAAACGGCAGGGGGCACAACATACAGCTACGGCGATGCCGATGCGGCATCCGCACGTATTGCCGGGCTTTTGACGGTCCTTGGCGCCAAAAAAGGTGATCGCGTCGCGGTTCAGGTCGATAAATCACCCGAAGCTTTGTTCCTTTATCTGGGCTGTATCCGCGCAGGTCTGGTCTATCTGCCGCTGAATACCGCATATCAGGCAGGCGAACTTGCCTATTTCATGGGGAACGCGGCACCGGTCATTTTTGTCTGCCAGCCGCATCGCGAAGACGAGGTAACGGCAATTGCCGACGCACAGCGCGTTGAAAAGGTTTTAACACTTGGCACGTCGGGCGAGGGGACGCTGATCAGTCAGGCGGCGGATTTCCCTGCCGAATTTGCCCCGGTTGCCTGTGCTGATGATGAACTTGCCGCCATTCTCTATACCTCTGGCACGACGGGCAAGCCAAAGGGAGCCATGATGACCCAGACCAATTTGTGGTCAAATGCCGCGACCCTGGAAAAGCTTTGGGGCTTTGGTCCGGACGACGTTCTTTTGCACGCGCTTCCGATTTTCCATACGCACGGGCTTTTCATTGCGTGTCATTGCGTGATGCTGTCGGGATCGAAAATGTTCTTCCTGCCGAAGTTCGACCGCGATCAGGTCATGGCGCTGCTTCCGCGCAGTACCGTCATGATGGGGGTACCGACATTCTATGTCCGGCTGTTATCTGGTGATGATTTCAATGCCGATGTGACATCGGGTATGCGGCTGTTCATTTCAGGATCGGCACCCTTGTTGCCAGAAACATTTGTCGCCTTCAGGGAACGGACCGGCAAGGCGCTGCTGGAACGTTACGGCATGACTGAAATGGGAATGGCAACGTCCAATCCGCTCAATGGCGAGCGGATCGTGCATACGGTCGGCCCGGCCCTACCAGATGTGGAAGTCCGGGTCTGTGACGAAAAGGGTAACGTGCTTGGAACCGACGAGATCGGTGTGCTGGAGGCACGAGGCCCAAACGTTTTTGCCGGATACTGGCAAATGCCGGAAAAGACGGCCGAGGAATTCCGCGAAGACGGGTTCTTCATTACCGGTGACATCGCGAAAATCGATGCCAAGGGATATGTCCATATCGTTGGTCGCGCCAAGGATCTTGTGATTTCCGGCGGGTTTAACGTTTACCCCAAAGAAATCGAAACGGTCATCGACAAGATGGATGGTGTTGTCGAAAGTGCCGTGACCGGTGTCGCGCATCCGGATTTCGGCGAAGCGGTTGTCGCCGTCATCGTCCGCAGTAGCGATAAATTGTCCGAAGACGATGTGGTGAATGCGATCAAGGGACAGCTTGCCAATTTCAAAGTGCCCAAGCGCGTTTTCTTCGTGTCCGAGCTTCCACGCAATGCGATGGGAAAAGTACAGAAGAATATCCTGCGCGAGGATTATAGCGCGCTATTTGCCAACTAG
- a CDS encoding DeoR/GlpR family DNA-binding transcription regulator, with product MSSVNSRQREIEKLLHSQGTVHIHDLSALFHASLDTIRRDLRQMEDAGSLRRIHGGATLPSTAREGFHDRAQDLKPERSEIARKVAHDLVPDHGVVFFDSGTTIYEVARHLKPSFSGTVITVNPLIAVELANHPNANIIMIGGMVLKRDLAICGPTAIDEIRNYNADLVLLGTCALHPELGLTTSTAEERATKAAMLAQSAEAIAVTTADKLETSMPFRVCDLDAISHLVTGRKLSSGYLNNYTERGINVILA from the coding sequence ATGTCGAGTGTCAATTCGCGCCAGCGTGAAATCGAAAAACTCCTTCACAGCCAGGGCACAGTTCATATTCATGACCTGTCTGCTCTTTTTCATGCATCCTTGGACACCATTCGACGCGACCTGCGCCAGATGGAAGATGCCGGAAGTCTCAGGCGTATTCACGGGGGCGCTACGTTACCAAGTACTGCCCGCGAAGGGTTTCATGACCGGGCACAGGATTTAAAACCGGAACGCTCCGAAATCGCGCGCAAGGTCGCCCATGACCTTGTCCCGGATCATGGTGTGGTCTTTTTTGATAGTGGAACGACGATTTATGAAGTCGCCCGGCATTTGAAACCGTCATTTTCCGGCACCGTGATCACGGTCAATCCCCTGATTGCGGTTGAACTGGCCAATCATCCGAATGCGAACATCATCATGATTGGCGGGATGGTTCTGAAACGTGATCTGGCGATCTGTGGACCGACGGCCATTGATGAAATACGCAACTATAATGCCGATCTTGTGCTGCTGGGCACCTGCGCCCTTCACCCCGAACTGGGTTTGACCACCAGCACAGCCGAAGAGCGCGCCACCAAGGCGGCCATGCTGGCACAATCTGCCGAAGCGATTGCTGTCACGACTGCAGACAAACTCGAAACCAGCATGCCATTCAGGGTCTGTGACCTTGATGCGATTTCGCATCTGGTGACAGGCAGGAAGCTGTCGAGCGGATATCTGAACAACTATACCGAACGCGGGATCAATGTGATCCTCGCCTGA
- a CDS encoding enoyl-CoA hydratase/isomerase family protein yields the protein MSSENATSPSHGNEASVVFSKDGAIGHILLNRPKALNALDLPMVDAITAKLREWENDATVVAIVIEGAGEKAFCAGGDIRGLYDARKRDDDALLDAFYRREYYLNNYIATYPKPYIALMNGITMGGGVGVSVHGHFRVVTERTLFAMPETGIGFFPDVGGGYFLSRCPGQIGLYLGLTGARIKAADCLYADLATHNVNSENIAALKSDLSAIEGGNDPFAAVKKVLDDHHVKGEEGLLNTLRTEIDKLFGADTVADIFAALDASSTDFAKETAKILRSKSPIAVCVTFEQIRQGRDMTLEQDLAMEFRLSQRTVRMPDLFEGVRAVIVDKDHSPKWQHADIGQVDPRDVAAYFDLLPEDKELKLQF from the coding sequence ATGAGTAGCGAAAACGCGACAAGTCCATCGCATGGCAATGAGGCATCCGTTGTTTTCTCGAAAGACGGGGCCATCGGTCATATCCTGTTAAACCGGCCCAAGGCATTGAATGCGCTTGATCTGCCGATGGTTGATGCGATCACAGCCAAACTTCGTGAATGGGAAAACGATGCGACGGTTGTTGCAATCGTGATCGAAGGGGCAGGTGAAAAGGCCTTTTGTGCCGGTGGCGACATTCGCGGACTTTATGACGCGCGAAAACGTGATGACGATGCGCTGCTTGATGCTTTCTATCGGCGGGAATACTACCTGAATAATTACATTGCCACATATCCCAAGCCTTATATTGCCTTGATGAATGGCATTACGATGGGCGGGGGAGTCGGGGTTTCGGTGCATGGGCATTTCCGGGTGGTGACGGAACGCACATTGTTTGCCATGCCGGAAACCGGGATCGGGTTTTTCCCCGATGTCGGGGGCGGATATTTTCTGTCCCGCTGCCCGGGGCAGATCGGCCTGTATCTTGGTCTGACAGGAGCCCGGATCAAGGCGGCAGATTGCCTTTATGCCGACTTGGCAACCCATAATGTGAATAGCGAAAATATTGCCGCGCTGAAGTCGGATCTGTCGGCCATAGAAGGCGGGAATGATCCGTTTGCAGCGGTGAAGAAAGTTCTGGATGATCATCATGTAAAAGGTGAAGAGGGGCTTCTGAATACCCTACGCACCGAGATCGACAAGCTGTTTGGTGCCGATACGGTGGCAGATATTTTTGCCGCACTTGATGCGTCTTCGACTGATTTTGCCAAAGAAACGGCCAAAATACTGCGAAGCAAATCGCCAATTGCCGTTTGCGTGACGTTCGAACAGATCCGCCAGGGACGCGACATGACGCTGGAGCAGGATCTGGCGATGGAATTCCGTTTGTCACAGCGCACCGTTCGTATGCCCGATCTGTTCGAAGGTGTCCGTGCGGTGATTGTTGACAAGGATCACAGTCCGAAATGGCAACACGCCGATATTGGGCAGGTCGATCCACGCGATGTGGCGGCATATTTTGACCTTTTACCTGAAGATAAAGAGTTGAAGTTGCAGTTCTGA
- the hemB gene encoding porphobilinogen synthase: protein MAKTVTYGTFPRTRLRRTRMSDWSRRMVAETRLTAHDLILPVFVIDGKNERTPIPSMPGVERQSVDVLVETAKHAEKLGIPALALFPNIDASLKTKDAREAYNPDNVVCRATKAIKDACPNLGVITDVALDPFNADGQDGIVINGEILNDETTEALVRQALVQAQAGCDVVAPSDMMDGRIGAIRDVLESEGLKKVQIMAYAAKYASSFYGPFRDAIGSASALGKADKKTYQLDPANSSEAMREVAYDLEEGADSVIVKPGLPYLDVLYRVREEFGVPVFAYQVSGEYAMLRAAAQNGWLDYLGCAIETLSCFKRAGASGILTYSAIDVAEAI from the coding sequence ATGGCCAAAACAGTCACCTATGGCACTTTCCCGCGCACCCGCCTTCGCCGTACCCGCATGAGCGACTGGTCGCGTCGCATGGTGGCGGAAACCCGATTGACCGCACATGATCTGATCCTGCCGGTATTTGTGATTGACGGCAAAAATGAACGGACACCGATCCCGTCGATGCCCGGTGTCGAACGACAAAGCGTTGACGTGCTTGTTGAAACGGCAAAACATGCCGAAAAGCTTGGCATCCCTGCCCTTGCGCTTTTCCCGAATATTGATGCCAGCCTCAAAACCAAGGACGCGCGCGAAGCATATAATCCCGACAACGTGGTTTGCCGCGCGACAAAGGCGATCAAAGACGCCTGCCCCAATCTTGGTGTCATCACCGACGTTGCCCTTGATCCGTTCAATGCGGATGGTCAGGACGGGATCGTGATTAACGGTGAAATCCTTAATGACGAAACGACCGAGGCCCTTGTGCGCCAGGCACTGGTTCAGGCACAGGCCGGATGCGATGTCGTCGCCCCGTCCGACATGATGGATGGCCGTATCGGTGCCATTCGTGATGTTCTGGAATCCGAAGGGCTTAAAAAGGTCCAGATCATGGCCTATGCGGCAAAGTACGCATCGTCCTTCTACGGCCCGTTCCGCGATGCAATTGGATCGGCTTCGGCCCTAGGCAAGGCGGACAAGAAAACATACCAGCTTGACCCCGCCAATAGCAGCGAAGCGATGCGCGAAGTCGCCTATGATCTCGAAGAAGGTGCTGACTCCGTCATCGTCAAACCCGGCCTGCCATATCTTGATGTTCTGTATCGGGTGCGTGAAGAATTTGGCGTCCCTGTTTTCGCCTATCAGGTGTCAGGTGAATACGCCATGCTGCGTGCTGCGGCCCAGAACGGTTGGCTTGATTACCTTGGCTGCGCCATTGAAACGCTGTCCTGTTTCAAACGTGCCGGCGCGTCAGGAATTCTGACATACAGTGCAATTGACGTTGCCGAGGCCATTTAA